One part of the Candidatus Methylomirabilota bacterium genome encodes these proteins:
- a CDS encoding tetratricopeptide repeat protein, with translation MSRQPRVWLAVLLASLWLAGCATTEQTEVQRLQARASYERGLAHMRDKQPALALNAIQEAIALDGTGATYRNALGLLYLELRRPDLALDEFRKATEIDPHYAEAHLNTGIALAESSRWEEAAAAYRRAIAMPTLAVPHVAYQNLGLALFHLKRYRDAEQALKFAVSLEPQMEAAYYNLGLVFVAEGRKDEAKAAFRRARDLAPQSPFGQAAVGQLRALGEGG, from the coding sequence GTGTCAAGACAACCGCGCGTTTGGCTCGCCGTGCTGCTCGCGAGCCTCTGGCTGGCCGGCTGCGCGACCACGGAGCAGACCGAGGTCCAGCGGCTGCAGGCGCGCGCCTCCTACGAGCGCGGGCTCGCCCACATGCGGGACAAGCAGCCGGCGCTGGCCCTCAACGCCATCCAGGAGGCGATCGCGCTCGACGGCACCGGCGCCACGTATCGCAACGCCCTCGGCCTGCTCTACCTGGAGCTGAGGCGCCCCGACCTGGCGCTCGACGAGTTCCGTAAGGCCACCGAGATCGATCCGCACTATGCCGAGGCCCACCTCAATACCGGCATCGCGCTGGCCGAGAGCTCCCGCTGGGAGGAGGCAGCCGCAGCGTACCGGCGGGCGATCGCGATGCCGACTCTCGCCGTCCCTCACGTCGCCTACCAGAACCTCGGCCTGGCGCTCTTCCACCTGAAGCGATACCGCGACGCGGAACAAGCGCTCAAATTCGCCGTGAGCCTCGAGCCGCAGATGGAGGCGGCGTACTACAACCTGGGGCTCGTCTTCGTCGCCGAGGGCCGGAAAGACGAGGCGAAGGCCGCGTTTCGCCGGGCCCGAGACCTGGCGCCCCAGTCGCCGTTCGGCCAGGCCGCGGTGGGCCAGCTCCGGGCGCTGGGCGAAGGGGGATAG